A genomic segment from Alteribacillus bidgolensis encodes:
- a CDS encoding sirohydrochlorin chelatase — translation MKAVLFIGHGSRKREGNENILSFVEKVKQTIDVPIVETGFLEFAAPTISDGIDACVKRGADNVALVPIMFFPAGHSKIHIPHAMDEAKEKYPNVRFTYGRPIGIHPEMVNILQEKLADETMLPEEGDADTAVLLVGRGSSDADANSELFKLSRLLTEKLDHQVVEISYIGVTKPTVEEGVNRLSRLGAKRIIMVPYFFFSGILVDRMDEKLSAFETEYPGLDFSMTKPIGFHPRLEIILEERAKEALQGNASLNCDMCQYRLFAVEHMGIDHHHHHDHDHPHSHNEDKEEAVQTVKGERP, via the coding sequence ATGAAGGCTGTACTTTTTATTGGCCACGGAAGCCGTAAACGAGAAGGAAACGAGAATATATTATCGTTTGTAGAGAAAGTAAAACAGACCATAGACGTACCAATTGTTGAAACGGGGTTTCTAGAGTTTGCAGCGCCAACGATATCAGATGGCATTGACGCGTGTGTTAAACGAGGAGCTGACAATGTTGCATTGGTTCCTATTATGTTTTTCCCGGCAGGACATTCCAAAATTCATATCCCTCATGCAATGGATGAAGCGAAAGAAAAGTATCCAAACGTTCGTTTTACATACGGACGGCCAATTGGAATTCACCCAGAAATGGTAAATATTTTACAGGAGAAGTTAGCAGATGAAACCATGCTGCCAGAGGAAGGAGACGCAGACACCGCCGTACTTCTTGTCGGACGAGGCAGCAGTGATGCAGATGCTAATAGTGAATTGTTTAAGCTTTCCCGGCTGCTTACCGAAAAATTGGATCATCAGGTAGTGGAAATCTCTTATATCGGTGTTACTAAACCAACAGTAGAAGAAGGGGTGAACCGGCTTTCGCGGCTTGGAGCGAAGAGAATAATCATGGTTCCGTACTTTTTCTTCAGCGGTATTTTAGTAGATCGAATGGATGAGAAACTATCAGCTTTTGAAACCGAATATCCAGGTTTAGATTTTTCTATGACGAAACCAATTGGCTTTCATCCGCGGCTTGAAATCATTTTGGAAGAAAGAGCAAAAGAAGCACTTCAAGGAAATGCGAGCTTAAATTGTGACATGTGTCAATACAGACTGTTTGCTGTAGAACATATGGGAATTGATCATCACCATCATCATGATCACGATCATCCTCATAGTCATAACGAGGACAAAGAAGAAGCAG